Proteins encoded by one window of Methylosinus sp. PW1:
- a CDS encoding heterodisulfide reductase-related iron-sulfur binding cluster, with amino-acid sequence MREGGLEAPFRRPLDWENPDFYDEAKLDAEMRRVLDICHGCRRCFNLCDSFPRLFDLVDESAKGEVETVASVDFKKVVDACTLCDMCFLTKCPYVPPHEFDLDFPHLMLRYRAVEAKKTGVGFADRQLAETDRNGALATKIAPLANWATDRAHTAARNALEKVAGLHHEALLPKYSKKTLAALAKELPVEVNREAPGFGRKAVIYATCFGEYNDPGVGLAARAVLAKNGVETEILHPHCCGMPLLEQGLIGEVAASAKQVAAAFEPWIDKGYDIIALVPSCALMLKFEWPLIVTDNPKVKRLAASTFDLSEYIVGISRKEGLAEGLSPIEGGVAFHVSCHSRAQNIGRKGAELLSLIPQADVAVIERCSGHGGAWGYKTANFETALKVGKPVARQAQSSGKAYIVSECPLSGPHIAQGMERLDAEAKKPELLAHPIELIARAYGVK; translated from the coding sequence ATGAGAGAAGGCGGGCTCGAGGCGCCCTTCCGGCGTCCATTGGATTGGGAAAATCCAGATTTCTACGACGAGGCGAAGCTCGACGCCGAAATGCGCCGCGTGCTGGATATTTGTCACGGCTGCCGGCGCTGCTTCAATCTCTGCGATTCCTTTCCGCGCCTGTTCGATCTCGTCGACGAGTCGGCGAAAGGCGAAGTCGAGACCGTCGCCAGCGTGGATTTCAAAAAGGTCGTGGACGCCTGCACGCTCTGCGACATGTGCTTTCTGACCAAATGCCCCTATGTGCCGCCGCATGAGTTCGATCTCGATTTTCCGCATCTGATGCTGCGCTATCGCGCCGTCGAGGCGAAGAAGACGGGCGTCGGTTTCGCGGATCGCCAGCTCGCCGAGACCGACCGCAATGGCGCATTGGCGACGAAGATCGCGCCGCTCGCCAATTGGGCGACGGATCGCGCGCATACGGCGGCGCGCAATGCGCTGGAGAAAGTCGCCGGTCTGCATCACGAAGCCTTGCTGCCGAAATATTCGAAGAAGACGCTGGCCGCGCTCGCGAAGGAGCTGCCCGTCGAGGTGAATAGAGAGGCGCCGGGTTTTGGCCGCAAGGCGGTGATCTACGCCACCTGTTTCGGCGAATATAATGATCCCGGCGTCGGACTCGCGGCGCGCGCGGTGCTCGCCAAAAATGGCGTCGAGACGGAGATTCTGCACCCGCATTGCTGCGGCATGCCATTGCTCGAGCAGGGGCTCATCGGCGAGGTCGCGGCCTCGGCGAAGCAAGTGGCGGCCGCTTTCGAGCCATGGATCGACAAGGGCTATGACATTATCGCGCTGGTTCCCTCCTGCGCGCTGATGCTGAAATTCGAATGGCCGCTGATCGTCACCGATAATCCAAAAGTGAAGCGCCTCGCCGCCTCCACCTTTGATCTCAGCGAATATATCGTCGGCATCTCGCGCAAGGAGGGGCTGGCGGAAGGGCTGTCGCCGATCGAAGGCGGCGTCGCTTTCCATGTCTCCTGCCATTCGCGCGCGCAGAATATCGGGCGGAAGGGCGCCGAGCTCTTGAGTCTCATCCCGCAGGCGGATGTCGCCGTCATCGAGCGCTGCTCGGGCCATGGCGGCGCCTGGGGCTATAAGACGGCGAATTTCGAGACGGCGCTGAAGGTCGGCAAGCCGGTGGCGCGGCAGGCGCAATCTTCTGGCAAAGCCTATATCGTCTCCGAATGTCCGCTCTCCGGTCCGCATATCGCGCAGGGAATGGAGCGGCTGGACGCGGAGGCGAAAAAGCCCGAGCTTCTCGCCCATCCGATCGAGCTGATCGCGCGGGCCTATGGGGTGAAGTGA
- a CDS encoding DUF3501 family protein: protein MAQKHHITVADLLPPDEYAKVRVESRRRIAARKRDRRVEVGPFVTFYFEDFETIWLQIQEMIHIEKGTLEQAPSEIAAYEPLIPKGRELVATFMIEIDDPLRRKRVLDTLGAIEETAFIELGGERIAGVAEADQDRTREDGKASAVQFVHFPFTDAQVAAFREPGARALIGFTHQNYGHIAVMPEAVRAELAGDFA, encoded by the coding sequence ATGGCGCAAAAGCACCACATCACCGTCGCCGATCTTCTTCCGCCGGACGAATACGCCAAGGTGCGCGTCGAGAGCCGTCGCCGCATCGCCGCGCGCAAGCGCGATCGCCGCGTCGAGGTCGGGCCTTTCGTGACCTTTTATTTCGAGGATTTCGAGACGATCTGGCTGCAGATCCAGGAGATGATCCACATAGAGAAGGGGACGCTCGAGCAGGCGCCGAGCGAGATCGCCGCCTATGAGCCGCTGATCCCCAAGGGCCGCGAGTTGGTCGCCACTTTCATGATCGAGATCGACGATCCGCTGCGCCGCAAGCGCGTGTTGGACACGCTGGGCGCGATAGAGGAGACCGCCTTCATCGAATTGGGCGGCGAGCGCATCGCCGGCGTCGCCGAGGCGGACCAAGACCGCACCAGGGAGGACGGCAAGGCCTCCGCCGTGCAATTCGTGCATTTTCCCTTCACCGACGCCCAGGTCGCAGCTTTTCGCGAGCCGGGAGCGCGCGCGCTGATCGGCTTCACGCATCAGAATTACGGGCATATCGCGGTGATGCCGGAGGCGGTGCGGGCGGAGCTGGCGGGGGATTTTGCGTGA
- a CDS encoding DUF1428 domain-containing protein, with the protein MSYVDGYVIPVPAENKDVYKKMALRAWPVFKEFGAMHLVECWGDDIHDGKLTDFKRAVAAQSGEQVVFSWVVWPSKDVRDAAHKKIFEDPRMKSLGDMPFDGKRMIIGGFDILVEESAG; encoded by the coding sequence ATGAGCTATGTCGATGGTTACGTGATTCCCGTGCCCGCGGAAAATAAGGACGTCTACAAGAAGATGGCCCTGCGCGCCTGGCCGGTCTTCAAAGAGTTCGGGGCCATGCATCTCGTCGAATGTTGGGGTGACGACATCCATGACGGCAAGCTCACCGACTTCAAGCGCGCCGTTGCGGCGCAATCCGGCGAGCAGGTGGTTTTCTCTTGGGTCGTCTGGCCGTCGAAGGACGTTCGCGACGCCGCCCACAAGAAAATATTTGAGGATCCGCGCATGAAATCGCTCGGCGACATGCCATTCGACGGCAAGCGCATGATCATCGGCGGCTTCGACATTCTGGTT